From Nevskia ramosa DSM 11499, one genomic window encodes:
- a CDS encoding serine/threonine-protein kinase, whose product MVEADNDAMPARIGPYRILRLLGEGSHGRVYLAEESDPPRRIALKVLRAASAGEDLRRRFRREIELLAALEHPGIARLYAAGVADSDAGPLPWLAMEYIEGQDLLAYADNAKLDLRERLALLAEISRIVHFAHTRGVVHRDLKPANLLVDASRKPRVLDFGIAHLVLDEATPMTRVGQVLGTVPYMSAEQLAGTDRADPRNDVYSLGVIAYELLSGHLPYPGLSKSTVLEALAMIRAGRIERLSQHLPAARGDTETVVMKAMAQESAHRYGSAAELAGDLDRLLLSQPIEARPPTAGYLAGLFVRRHKAITAAAVVAVLALIGGAAVAIRYGLAEAEARQQADARSAEAEAVNAFLEKMLTAATPDEELGRDLRVREVLDSARASLGAERNEALSSTLYRTLGASYLALADSDTALTLLDEARRRAIASYGADSTQARAAKLLHAEALVQKNQLAEAGSEIADITTATQPELDARKQALRARRLQGTIQREQGQFAEAEKIWAGVHADALKLLGPDDDFTLTVAGDHAVALQDNGDLKGARAEQEQLLEQQTQRLGPDHPDTLTARSSLAATTAYLGDLPAAVAMMREVVAGMRKTFGDTHPETLTAMGNLGAMLNDTGAEAEGLKLSQEVLDARLRHLGPASRNSIDAYTTVGVAQAALGQSDAAEKTFRTALAAADTQPQVLAESALLVRANLSSLLMKLNRLAEARHELELTVASSIAIKGKDNWQTAASQSLYGECLFRLRDLPAAEAAQQAALTAFTATLGPEHDRSQLARERLQKVLLAEGKADQAAALAPAKVPAVTP is encoded by the coding sequence ATGGTCGAAGCCGACAACGACGCGATGCCGGCGCGGATTGGCCCGTATCGCATCCTGCGCCTGCTCGGTGAGGGTAGCCACGGCCGCGTCTATCTCGCTGAGGAAAGCGATCCGCCACGCCGCATCGCGCTGAAAGTGCTGCGCGCCGCCAGCGCCGGCGAGGACCTGCGCCGCCGCTTCCGGCGCGAGATCGAGCTGCTGGCCGCACTCGAACATCCGGGCATCGCACGGCTCTATGCCGCCGGTGTTGCCGACAGCGATGCCGGCCCGCTGCCCTGGCTGGCGATGGAATACATCGAAGGCCAGGACCTGCTGGCCTATGCCGACAACGCGAAGCTCGATCTGCGCGAACGGCTGGCGCTGCTCGCCGAGATCAGCCGCATCGTCCATTTCGCGCACACGCGCGGCGTCGTCCATCGCGACCTGAAGCCGGCCAATCTGCTGGTCGACGCATCCCGCAAGCCGCGCGTGCTGGACTTCGGCATCGCCCATCTGGTGCTCGACGAGGCCACGCCGATGACCCGGGTCGGCCAGGTGCTCGGCACCGTGCCGTACATGAGTGCCGAGCAGTTGGCCGGCACCGACCGCGCCGATCCGCGCAACGATGTCTATTCGCTCGGCGTCATTGCCTACGAGCTGCTCAGCGGCCACCTGCCCTATCCCGGCCTGTCGAAATCGACCGTGCTCGAAGCGTTGGCGATGATCCGCGCCGGCCGCATCGAGCGGCTGTCGCAACATCTGCCGGCCGCGCGCGGCGATACCGAAACCGTGGTGATGAAGGCGATGGCGCAGGAGTCCGCGCATCGCTACGGCTCTGCTGCCGAACTGGCCGGCGATCTCGATCGCTTGCTGCTGAGCCAGCCGATCGAAGCACGGCCGCCGACCGCCGGCTACCTCGCCGGCCTGTTCGTGCGCCGGCACAAGGCGATCACCGCGGCCGCGGTTGTCGCGGTGCTGGCGCTGATCGGCGGTGCCGCAGTCGCGATCCGCTACGGCCTCGCCGAAGCCGAAGCGCGGCAGCAGGCCGATGCCCGCAGCGCCGAGGCCGAAGCGGTGAACGCATTTCTCGAAAAGATGCTGACCGCCGCCACGCCGGACGAGGAACTGGGCCGCGATCTGCGCGTGCGCGAAGTGCTGGATTCGGCCCGAGCCTCGCTCGGCGCCGAACGCAACGAGGCCTTGTCGTCGACCCTCTACCGCACGCTCGGCGCCAGCTATCTGGCACTGGCCGACAGCGATACCGCGCTGACGCTGCTCGATGAAGCTCGCAGGCGCGCCATCGCGTCCTACGGTGCCGACAGCACCCAGGCTCGCGCCGCGAAACTGCTGCACGCCGAAGCGCTGGTGCAGAAGAATCAGCTGGCCGAAGCCGGTAGCGAAATCGCCGACATCACCACGGCGACACAGCCCGAGCTTGACGCCCGCAAGCAGGCACTGCGCGCACGCCGTCTGCAGGGCACGATCCAGCGCGAGCAGGGCCAGTTCGCCGAGGCGGAAAAGATCTGGGCTGGCGTCCATGCCGACGCTCTGAAGCTGCTCGGGCCAGACGATGATTTCACCCTGACCGTAGCCGGCGATCACGCCGTGGCCTTGCAGGACAACGGCGATCTCAAGGGCGCGCGTGCCGAGCAGGAACAGTTGCTGGAGCAGCAGACGCAGCGGCTCGGCCCTGATCATCCGGACACGCTGACCGCGCGCTCCAGCCTTGCTGCGACCACCGCCTATCTCGGTGATCTGCCAGCCGCCGTGGCGATGATGCGCGAGGTCGTCGCCGGCATGCGCAAGACCTTCGGCGATACGCATCCGGAAACGCTCACCGCGATGGGCAATCTCGGCGCGATGCTCAATGACACCGGCGCCGAAGCCGAAGGCCTGAAGCTCAGCCAGGAAGTGCTCGACGCGCGCCTGCGCCATCTCGGCCCGGCCAGCCGCAACAGCATCGATGCCTATACGACAGTCGGCGTCGCCCAGGCCGCGCTGGGCCAGAGTGACGCGGCCGAAAAGACCTTCCGCACTGCGCTGGCGGCTGCCGATACGCAACCCCAAGTGCTGGCCGAATCGGCACTGCTGGTGCGCGCCAATCTGTCCTCGCTGCTGATGAAGCTGAACCGGCTTGCCGAGGCGCGGCACGAACTGGAGCTGACCGTCGCCAGCAGCATCGCGATCAAGGGCAAGGACAACTGGCAGACCGCCGCGTCGCAAAGCCTGTACGGCGAAT
- a CDS encoding response regulator: MKTALIVEDQTPLAQWLEQTLREAFDGIVVSRVDSLLSGRRWLRGLTAETGPELALIDLGLPDGSGVELIRELSAAHPRCQCIVSTIYADDAHVFPALRAGARGYLLKDQPREKMVAALRGIAAGEPPLSATIARRLLRVFGDEPGRAAGTEQPLSPRERETLVLIAKGCRLPEVALHLGVTRNTAAGFIKNVYRKLEVSSRAEATIEATRLGLVNPQL; this comes from the coding sequence ATGAAGACCGCATTGATCGTCGAAGACCAGACGCCGCTGGCGCAGTGGCTGGAGCAGACGCTGCGCGAGGCCTTCGACGGCATCGTGGTCAGCCGGGTCGACAGCCTGCTGTCCGGCCGGCGCTGGCTGCGCGGTCTCACCGCAGAGACCGGGCCGGAACTGGCGCTGATCGACCTCGGCCTGCCCGACGGCTCCGGCGTCGAACTGATCCGCGAACTGAGCGCGGCGCACCCGCGCTGCCAGTGCATCGTCTCGACGATCTACGCCGACGATGCCCACGTGTTCCCGGCGCTGCGGGCCGGCGCGCGCGGCTACCTGCTCAAGGATCAGCCGCGCGAAAAGATGGTGGCAGCACTGCGTGGCATCGCTGCCGGTGAGCCGCCGCTGTCGGCGACCATCGCCCGCCGCCTGCTGCGGGTGTTCGGTGATGAACCGGGACGCGCCGCTGGCACCGAGCAGCCGCTGTCGCCGCGCGAGCGCGAAACCCTGGTGCTGATTGCCAAGGGCTGCCGGCTGCCGGAAGTCGCGCTGCACCTCGGCGTGACCCGCAACACCGCCGCCGGCTTCATCAAGAACGTCTACCGCAAGCTCGAAGTCAGCAGCCGCGCCGAAGCGACGATCGAGGCGACGCGGCTCGGCCTGGTCAATCCGCAGCTCTGA
- the astD gene encoding succinylglutamate-semialdehyde dehydrogenase — protein MLYIAGHWQAGHGPEFTRRNPSTDAEIWRGQAADAADVDAAFAAARTAFEAWADTGFEHRAALARRYADLLRERSEAIALTIAREVGKPLWEARTEVATMAGKIELSIQAWNERTGHKEQTTAFGRHRLEHRPHGVVAVFGPYNFPGHLPNGHIVPALLAGNAVIFKPSELTPMTAAAMVQTWIDAGLPPGVLNLLQGERATGEAIARHPDLDGLYFTGSSRTGALLNQQFAAHPGAILALEMGGNNPLVVGSRYDIAAAVHEIVQSAWITSGQRCTCARRLFIADDAQGDALVAALIDAASALTVGPAESLPQPFMGPVVSGRVAEALLAVQADLLARGATALLPMTQLSLGAAYVTPALIDVTAIADSLPDEEHFGPLLKLIRYSSFDAALRGARATRYGLSAGLLSDDDAEWTAFQRASRAGIVNRNRPTTGASGAYPFGGVGASGNHRASAYYAADYCSYPVATTEADRLLPPPGFDAVDPSAYGVHSAAVKPY, from the coding sequence ATGCTTTACATCGCTGGCCATTGGCAAGCCGGACACGGTCCCGAGTTCACCCGGCGCAATCCTTCGACCGATGCCGAAATCTGGCGTGGCCAGGCGGCTGACGCTGCTGACGTCGACGCCGCTTTCGCCGCCGCACGCACTGCCTTCGAGGCCTGGGCGGACACCGGCTTCGAGCACCGCGCCGCCCTCGCCCGCCGTTATGCGGACCTCCTGCGCGAACGCAGCGAAGCGATCGCGCTGACCATCGCCCGCGAAGTCGGCAAGCCGCTGTGGGAAGCGCGGACCGAAGTGGCGACGATGGCGGGCAAGATCGAGCTGTCGATCCAGGCCTGGAACGAACGCACCGGCCACAAGGAGCAGACCACCGCCTTCGGCCGTCACCGCCTGGAGCACCGTCCGCATGGCGTGGTCGCGGTGTTCGGCCCGTACAACTTTCCCGGCCATCTGCCGAACGGCCACATCGTGCCGGCGCTGCTGGCCGGCAATGCGGTGATCTTCAAGCCCAGCGAGCTGACGCCGATGACCGCGGCGGCGATGGTCCAGACCTGGATCGATGCCGGTCTGCCGCCGGGCGTACTGAACCTGCTGCAAGGTGAACGGGCGACCGGCGAAGCGATTGCCCGTCATCCCGATCTGGACGGTCTGTACTTCACCGGCAGCTCGCGCACGGGAGCCTTGCTGAATCAGCAGTTCGCCGCCCATCCCGGCGCGATCCTGGCGCTGGAGATGGGTGGCAACAATCCGCTGGTGGTCGGCAGTCGCTACGACATCGCCGCCGCCGTGCATGAAATTGTTCAAAGCGCCTGGATCACCAGCGGCCAGCGCTGCACCTGCGCACGCCGGCTGTTCATTGCCGACGATGCCCAAGGCGATGCACTGGTGGCCGCGCTCATCGATGCGGCAAGCGCGCTGACCGTCGGCCCGGCGGAAAGCCTGCCGCAGCCGTTCATGGGGCCGGTGGTGTCCGGCCGGGTCGCCGAAGCCCTGCTCGCGGTGCAGGCCGATCTCCTCGCTCGCGGCGCGACTGCCTTGCTGCCGATGACCCAGCTGTCACTCGGCGCGGCCTACGTGACGCCGGCGCTGATCGACGTGACCGCGATCGCTGACAGCCTGCCGGACGAAGAACACTTCGGCCCGTTGCTGAAGCTGATCCGCTACTCGAGCTTTGACGCAGCGCTGCGTGGTGCCCGCGCCACCCGCTACGGCCTGTCCGCCGGCCTGCTGAGCGATGACGACGCGGAATGGACCGCCTTCCAGCGGGCCAGCCGCGCCGGCATCGTCAATCGCAATCGCCCGACCACCGGTGCCAGCGGTGCCTATCCCTTCGGCGGCGTCGGCGCCAGCGGCAACCACCGCGCCAGCGCCTACTACGCCGCCGATTACTGCAGCTATCCGGTGGCGACGACCGAAGCCGATCGCCTGTTGCCGCCGCCGGGCTTCGACGCCGTAGATCCATCTGCCTACGGCGTGCACTCAGCGGCCGTGAAGCCGTACTGA
- a CDS encoding catecholate siderophore receptor Fiu, translated as MSSPLFRLSPIAAAVLAFHAGPAAAQTAPAEPATTLPTVKVEDSAAGGIKADKVSSPKFTQPLLDTPQTISVVKKELMKQQGALTLSDALRLTPGITFQQGENGNTTSGDAVFLRGFDSQGSIFVDNIRDISPATRDLFNLEQVEIVKGPAGADNGRGVASGYINLVSKTPFADDAIGGSLAYGTRDRRRGTVDVNRKITDDIAVRLNVVGQDGGVAGRDKVESQRWGVAPSIAFGLGTPTRITLFTQHIFHDNVPDGGVVSVGVSGWRNPTLDSPETNPNGVVAERVDSSNFYGLDTDYENIDVNTYTGRFEHDIKPGYTVTNTSRYSRASQWRVLTAPSGAPTFGDVNDPSTWTVGRSRQGIVRHNELLTNQTNLRGSLTTGVIKHDFASGFEFIQESQSQPTYAVTATTPAQVQQRADVYNPNASDPGVDLSYNGAYTDGRTQTGAAYLNDTAKFGERDQFQLSGSLRFERYRTETEAGTLSTAAANPGVTPVGTLLGSRLTKSGTLVTYKAGGLWKPLPNGSVYASYGTSKRPPSGDNFALSATTTNINSTALAPSKADSVEVGTKWDLLDNKLAVTGALFRTESKNDIARQSGNEIVQYGKRRIQGVELGVVGNLTEAWQLSAGYTFQDAKVSEGTIATDGTSTQSGAAVNFSPKNSITTWTSYKLPLAFGPITGPLTIGGGLRYIDSQARTINNNLGSVTTGVVKVEDYFVVDAVVSYEVTANLGLQANIYNLLDEDYVGAVNNNGQRYQPSIPRSFLLALNFTY; from the coding sequence ATGTCGTCGCCCCTGTTTCGCCTGAGCCCGATCGCCGCTGCCGTCCTCGCTTTCCATGCTGGCCCCGCCGCAGCCCAGACGGCCCCCGCCGAACCGGCAACGACGCTGCCGACGGTCAAGGTTGAAGACTCCGCCGCTGGCGGCATCAAGGCCGACAAGGTCAGCTCGCCGAAATTCACCCAGCCGCTGCTCGACACGCCGCAGACGATCAGCGTGGTGAAGAAGGAGCTGATGAAGCAGCAGGGCGCACTGACGCTCAGCGACGCGCTGCGCCTGACCCCGGGCATCACCTTCCAGCAGGGCGAGAACGGCAACACCACCAGCGGTGACGCCGTGTTCCTGCGCGGCTTCGATTCGCAGGGCAGCATCTTCGTCGACAACATCCGCGACATTTCGCCGGCAACGCGCGATCTGTTCAATCTTGAGCAGGTCGAGATCGTCAAGGGTCCGGCCGGTGCCGACAACGGCCGCGGCGTCGCTTCGGGCTACATCAATCTGGTGTCGAAGACGCCGTTCGCCGATGACGCCATCGGTGGCTCGCTGGCTTACGGCACGCGTGACCGTCGCCGCGGCACCGTCGACGTCAACCGCAAGATCACCGACGACATCGCCGTGCGCCTGAACGTGGTCGGCCAGGACGGCGGTGTTGCCGGCCGTGACAAGGTGGAGAGCCAGCGCTGGGGTGTGGCACCGAGCATCGCCTTCGGGCTTGGCACCCCGACGCGGATCACGCTGTTCACCCAGCACATCTTCCACGACAATGTGCCGGATGGCGGCGTGGTGTCGGTCGGTGTCTCCGGCTGGCGCAATCCGACGCTCGATAGTCCGGAAACCAATCCCAACGGCGTTGTCGCCGAGCGGGTCGACAGTTCGAACTTCTATGGTCTCGACACCGATTACGAGAACATCGACGTCAACACCTACACGGGACGTTTCGAGCACGACATCAAGCCGGGCTACACGGTCACCAACACCTCGCGTTACAGCCGGGCTTCCCAGTGGCGCGTGCTCACCGCACCGAGCGGTGCGCCGACCTTCGGCGATGTCAACGATCCCTCCACCTGGACCGTTGGCCGCTCGCGTCAGGGCATCGTCCGCCACAACGAGCTGCTGACCAACCAGACCAATCTGCGCGGTTCGCTCACCACGGGCGTGATCAAGCACGATTTCGCCAGCGGCTTCGAATTCATCCAGGAATCGCAGAGTCAGCCGACCTACGCCGTCACGGCCACCACGCCCGCGCAGGTGCAGCAGCGCGCCGACGTCTACAACCCGAACGCTTCCGATCCGGGTGTCGATCTGTCGTACAACGGTGCGTACACCGACGGCCGCACGCAGACCGGTGCGGCTTACCTGAATGACACCGCGAAGTTCGGCGAGCGGGACCAGTTCCAGCTCAGCGGCAGCCTGCGCTTCGAGCGCTATCGCACGGAAACCGAGGCCGGCACGCTGTCGACCGCCGCTGCGAACCCGGGCGTGACGCCGGTCGGCACGCTGCTCGGCTCGCGGCTCACCAAGAGCGGCACGCTGGTCACCTACAAGGCCGGTGGCCTGTGGAAGCCGCTGCCGAATGGTTCGGTCTACGCCTCGTACGGCACCAGCAAGCGTCCGCCGAGCGGAGACAACTTCGCACTGAGCGCGACGACGACCAACATCAATTCGACCGCGCTGGCGCCATCGAAGGCCGACAGCGTCGAAGTCGGTACCAAGTGGGATCTGCTCGACAACAAGCTGGCGGTGACCGGCGCGCTGTTCCGTACCGAATCGAAGAACGACATCGCCCGTCAGTCCGGCAACGAGATCGTCCAGTACGGCAAGCGCCGTATCCAGGGTGTGGAACTCGGAGTGGTTGGCAATCTCACCGAGGCCTGGCAGTTGTCGGCGGGCTACACGTTCCAGGATGCGAAAGTCTCCGAAGGCACGATTGCCACCGACGGCACCTCGACGCAGAGCGGCGCCGCAGTCAACTTCTCGCCGAAGAACAGCATCACGACCTGGACGAGCTACAAGCTGCCGCTCGCCTTCGGTCCGATCACCGGTCCGCTGACCATCGGTGGTGGCCTGCGTTACATCGACAGCCAGGCACGCACGATCAACAACAATCTCGGCAGCGTGACCACCGGCGTCGTCAAGGTCGAGGACTATTTCGTTGTAGATGCGGTTGTGAGCTACGAAGTGACGGCCAACCTCGGTCTCCAGGCCAACATCTACAACCTGCTGGACGAGGACTATGTCGGTGCGGTCAACAACAATGGCCAGCGCTATCAGCCGAGCATCCCGCGTTCGTTCCTGCTGGCGCTGAACTTCACGTACTGA
- a CDS encoding Fe2+-dependent dioxygenase — translation MIVRIPGLLEARPLAFIRERLATVDWEDGRVTAGPQAAKVKHNDQLTEDHPLAKELGEVVLVALSRSALFTSAALPLKVFPPMFNRYTGGGHFGAHIDTAVRLSRQPPHRVRTDLSATLFLADPDSYDGGELVIGDSDEIGGVQAIKLAAGDLLLYPATHLHEVRPVTRGARLASFFWVQSMVRDDDNRRLLYDMDRALMTLRELHPEGHPALIRLTGTYHNLLRKWSDL, via the coding sequence ATGATCGTCCGAATTCCTGGTCTGCTTGAAGCCCGTCCGCTCGCGTTCATCCGCGAGCGGCTGGCCACGGTCGACTGGGAAGACGGACGAGTCACGGCCGGGCCGCAGGCGGCGAAGGTCAAGCACAACGACCAGCTCACCGAAGACCATCCGCTGGCAAAGGAGCTGGGCGAAGTGGTGCTGGTGGCCTTGTCACGCAGTGCCTTGTTCACCTCGGCGGCGCTGCCGCTGAAGGTGTTCCCGCCGATGTTCAACCGCTACACCGGCGGTGGGCATTTCGGTGCACATATCGACACCGCCGTACGCCTGAGCCGGCAGCCGCCGCATCGGGTACGTACGGATCTGTCGGCAACTCTTTTTCTCGCCGATCCGGACAGCTATGACGGCGGCGAACTGGTCATTGGCGACAGTGATGAGATCGGCGGTGTACAGGCGATCAAGCTCGCGGCCGGTGATCTGCTGCTGTATCCGGCGACGCATCTGCATGAAGTGCGGCCAGTGACGCGCGGTGCGCGTCTGGCTTCATTCTTCTGGGTGCAGAGCATGGTTCGCGACGACGATAACCGGCGTCTGCTGTACGACATGGACCGGGCATTGATGACGCTGCGCGAACTGCATCCCGAAGGCCATCCGGCGCTGATCCGTCTGACCGGCACGTATCACAACCTGCTGCGCAAATGGTCTGATCTGTGA
- a CDS encoding energy transducer TonB, whose amino-acid sequence MSTIAIQEHGYRCGQRMSARGRVIAAIVVIGLHLGGFTSLLIARSEALPAPEPVVMQVTMIAEAPVVMIEPPPPPPEPVKPKPQPRLMATAKPTPSAIVTPPPDDEPVTEAVAEEPSPPAPPAAPASSPPAEPAIVPPNFVAAYLNNPAPIYPFSAKQRGESGTVFLRVLVTTEGVAGNVTIEKSSGSSSLDNAGRDIVFKRWRFVPAKRGDQKVEAWVIVPIEFKLKA is encoded by the coding sequence GTGAGCACGATCGCGATCCAGGAACACGGTTATCGGTGCGGCCAGCGGATGTCGGCGCGGGGTCGCGTCATTGCCGCCATCGTCGTGATCGGTCTGCACCTTGGCGGTTTCACGAGCTTGTTGATCGCCCGCAGCGAAGCCTTGCCAGCGCCGGAGCCGGTGGTGATGCAGGTGACGATGATCGCGGAGGCGCCGGTGGTGATGATCGAACCGCCGCCACCGCCACCCGAGCCAGTGAAGCCGAAGCCCCAGCCGCGGCTGATGGCGACCGCCAAGCCGACACCGTCGGCGATCGTCACGCCGCCACCGGATGACGAGCCGGTGACCGAAGCGGTGGCCGAAGAACCGAGTCCGCCAGCACCTCCGGCAGCGCCCGCATCGTCGCCACCTGCAGAGCCGGCGATCGTGCCGCCGAACTTCGTTGCCGCGTATCTGAACAACCCGGCGCCGATCTATCCGTTTTCGGCCAAGCAGCGCGGTGAATCCGGCACGGTGTTCTTGAGGGTGCTGGTGACCACGGAAGGCGTTGCCGGGAACGTGACGATCGAGAAGTCCAGCGGTTCATCGAGCCTCGACAACGCGGGGCGCGACATCGTCTTCAAGCGCTGGCGTTTCGTGCCGGCCAAGCGCGGCGATCAGAAGGTGGAAGCCTGGGTGATCGTGCCGATCGAGTTCAAGCTGAAGGCGTAA
- a CDS encoding MotA/TolQ/ExbB proton channel family protein, giving the protein MDAATPGIGFGHFLAQADGVAKFILVLMAVASAASWYLIVTKLVSYARAKRRSSAFLDFFWNAPSLDVVAAQIEQKHPDEPFSHLVYHAIVASRHHERHGINRLNEAGSSSDFVTRTLRKTIDEETASLESGLTVLASVGSTAPFVGLLGTVWGIYHALVAIGVSGAGTLDKVAGPVGEALIMTAIGLAVAIPAVLGYNLIVRANRLTLAQLDAFAHDLFAFLGTGAKIDSAGGNVTPLKVSGAR; this is encoded by the coding sequence ATGGACGCAGCAACACCCGGTATCGGCTTCGGCCATTTTCTCGCTCAGGCCGATGGCGTGGCGAAATTCATTCTGGTGCTGATGGCCGTGGCCTCGGCGGCGAGCTGGTATCTGATCGTCACCAAGCTGGTCAGCTATGCGCGCGCCAAGCGGCGCAGCTCGGCATTTCTCGATTTCTTCTGGAACGCGCCGTCGCTGGACGTGGTCGCCGCGCAGATCGAGCAGAAGCATCCGGACGAGCCGTTCTCGCATCTGGTCTATCACGCGATCGTCGCCAGCCGGCATCACGAGCGTCATGGCATCAATCGCCTGAACGAAGCTGGCAGCAGCAGCGATTTCGTCACCCGCACCCTGCGCAAGACCATCGATGAAGAAACCGCGAGTCTGGAATCGGGCCTCACGGTGCTCGCCTCGGTCGGTTCCACCGCGCCGTTCGTGGGCCTGCTCGGCACGGTCTGGGGCATCTACCACGCGCTGGTCGCGATCGGCGTGTCCGGTGCCGGCACCCTGGACAAGGTGGCGGGCCCGGTCGGCGAAGCGCTGATCATGACCGCCATCGGTCTGGCGGTCGCGATTCCGGCGGTGCTCGGCTACAACCTGATCGTCCGCGCCAATCGCCTGACTCTGGCGCAGCTCGATGCCTTCGCGCACGATCTGTTCGCCTTCCTCGGCACCGGTGCCAAGATCGACTCGGCCGGCGGCAACGTCACGCCGCTCAAGGTCAGCGGAGCGCGCTGA
- a CDS encoding ExbD/TolR family protein, with protein MAFGSFGGGARNSAPMAEINVIPLVDIMLVLLVIFIITAPLLTHAVKIDLPKADSTTNVQQADNIQFAIDADSQRWWNGEKVDEAQTIEHLRAAGSQTPSPELHLRVDRNARYEIIATVMSEAAKAGVTKVGFVTDPSGAPLASVMPVSSAAEKPATPPNKP; from the coding sequence ATGGCCTTCGGAAGCTTTGGCGGCGGCGCCCGCAACAGTGCGCCGATGGCTGAGATCAACGTCATCCCGCTGGTCGACATCATGCTGGTGCTGCTGGTGATCTTCATCATCACTGCACCGCTGCTGACCCACGCGGTGAAGATCGATCTGCCGAAGGCCGACAGCACCACCAACGTGCAGCAGGCCGACAACATCCAGTTCGCGATCGACGCCGACAGCCAGCGCTGGTGGAACGGCGAGAAGGTGGACGAGGCACAGACCATCGAACACCTGCGCGCGGCCGGCAGCCAGACGCCATCGCCGGAACTGCATCTGCGGGTCGATCGCAATGCCCGCTACGAGATCATCGCCACGGTGATGAGCGAAGCGGCGAAGGCCGGCGTCACCAAGGTCGGCTTCGTCACCGATCCCAGCGGCGCGCCGCTGGCCAGCGTGATGCCGGTTTCCAGTGCGGCCGAGAAGCCGGCCACGCCGCCCAACAAGCCGTGA
- a CDS encoding PepSY-associated TM helix domain-containing protein, translating into MNAASTRSTPAIDPRAKQKRRAWWLKQLHTWHWISAAISLIGMLLFSVTGITLNHAADIPTKPVVARSQAALPESLLDELRVVAKQAVDDGATPAMPEAAADWLVKALDIHVAGHAVEWSAEEVYVSLPRPGGDAWINVDLATGEVERETTDRGVISYLNDLHKGRHTGFAWSVFLDAFAVACLLFSLTGLWLLHLHSKGRKLTWPLVGFGMLVPVVVALIFIH; encoded by the coding sequence GTGAACGCTGCCAGCACCCGATCGACGCCGGCCATTGATCCGCGCGCCAAGCAGAAGCGCCGCGCGTGGTGGCTGAAGCAGCTGCACACCTGGCACTGGATCAGTGCCGCGATCAGCCTGATCGGCATGCTGCTGTTCTCGGTCACCGGCATCACGCTCAATCACGCGGCAGACATCCCGACCAAGCCGGTCGTGGCGCGCAGCCAGGCTGCGCTGCCGGAGTCCTTGCTCGATGAGTTGCGCGTGGTCGCCAAGCAGGCGGTGGACGACGGCGCGACGCCGGCGATGCCGGAAGCTGCCGCCGACTGGCTGGTGAAGGCGCTCGATATCCACGTCGCCGGCCACGCCGTCGAATGGTCGGCCGAAGAGGTCTACGTCTCGCTGCCGCGGCCGGGCGGTGACGCCTGGATCAACGTCGATCTGGCCACCGGCGAAGTCGAACGGGAAACCACCGATCGCGGCGTCATCAGCTATCTCAACGATCTGCACAAGGGCCGTCACACCGGCTTCGCGTGGAGCGTGTTTCTCGATGCTTTCGCCGTCGCCTGCCTGCTGTTTTCGCTGACCGGCCTGTGGCTGCTGCACCTGCATTCCAAGGGCCGCAAGCTCACCTGGCCGCTGGTCGGCTTCGGAATGCTGGTGCCGGTCGTCGTCGCACTGATCTTCATTCACTGA
- a CDS encoding DUF2271 domain-containing protein produces MNKNHLLPLLAALGALPASAAQLDVSVQIPQLDVAEYHRPYVAVWVEREDRSVAANLSVWYQVKRGGPPQAQPLAPGAKPASSESGTKWLPDLRQWWRRGGRDLTMPSDGLSSATKPVGTYEQSFGDKSPLAALPPGRYKLVVEAAREDGGRELVDLAFEWPAKAATSVDAQGKSELGAIRVAVKP; encoded by the coding sequence GTGAACAAGAACCACCTCCTGCCGCTGCTCGCCGCGCTCGGTGCGCTGCCGGCCAGCGCCGCCCAGCTCGATGTCAGCGTGCAGATTCCGCAGCTCGATGTCGCCGAATATCACCGGCCGTATGTCGCCGTCTGGGTCGAGCGCGAGGATCGCAGCGTCGCTGCCAATCTGAGCGTCTGGTACCAGGTCAAGCGCGGAGGTCCGCCGCAGGCACAGCCGTTGGCACCTGGCGCCAAGCCGGCGAGCAGCGAATCCGGCACCAAGTGGCTGCCCGATCTGCGCCAGTGGTGGCGCCGCGGCGGCCGTGATCTGACGATGCCGAGCGACGGCCTGAGCAGCGCCACCAAGCCGGTCGGCACCTACGAGCAGAGCTTTGGCGACAAGAGCCCGCTCGCCGCACTGCCGCCGGGCCGCTACAAGCTGGTCGTCGAAGCGGCACGCGAGGACGGCGGCCGTGAACTCGTCGACCTTGCCTTCGAGTGGCCGGCCAAGGCCGCGACCAGTGTCGATGCGCAAGGCAAATCAGAACTCGGCGCCATTCGCGTCGCCGTCAAACCATGA